The following coding sequences are from one Kallotenue papyrolyticum window:
- a CDS encoding flippase activity-associated protein Agl23, giving the protein MTVTAPPTGHPPSTDATLELTAPRGLTLTLEQALYLVIGVLAVVSRLYLLGERAFHHDETLHAAYAWRIYQGQGYVHDPLLHGPFLYYWTALQYLLFGDSDFTARLSGAVFSIGLVLLPWLLRPHLGRGAALLASAYLLLSPVSLYVGRFLRHDIFAVVFEALAVIALLRAVAGERPGWWYLLAAALGGMLVTMETFYLFLLIIGSFVVVWLAWQVNRMLLVLLAAYAAVALLAIKGLTRVWGPLPLPTAEQALRVRHRPDNNLVAYARDVGEVVAPLLLHPGGLLLTLATLATLAGAIWLVWLRRDAVGRSAWRRAADLAPRGTLLAALDRVSARQWGTALLIVFVIYAVFYTGLPSNLEAPNLAGLVTGVTGSLLYWLGQHGVQRGNQPPHYYLFQLALYEPLLLILGVVGIALLLRRLVRLLRAPLSPVARSAVAHETLFTPALLGWWSVGALAIYSWAGEKMPWLTLHLALPLTLLSAWSMARLWRWATRDGVDRLTILLTLLTGVLVLLCLNRFVVAIQLQVLAWLAIWPALAAVFVGLLCAGVSVLERSVRPALLALLSLLLAFGLVFTVRSSVRLAYVNGDVPVEPQVFVQTAPDVPRVLERLREASVLRTGGLHLSIRYDNETIWSWYLRNYTQTAGSGGARFERIDRDVQVIFLLAENVPANEALLEGFVRQRFPLRWWLPECEVYRFPASDPACGATPGAESLLSRLLKRPWDGRALADAWLFFADRRLPAALGSTDWVLFVRPELAAELGLSGEVP; this is encoded by the coding sequence ATGACCGTTACCGCCCCACCAACTGGGCATCCCCCATCCACAGACGCGACGCTGGAGCTGACAGCGCCGCGCGGTCTGACGCTCACGCTGGAGCAGGCGCTCTATCTGGTGATCGGCGTGCTGGCGGTGGTGAGCCGCCTGTACCTCCTGGGCGAGCGCGCCTTCCACCATGACGAAACGTTACACGCTGCCTACGCCTGGCGCATCTACCAGGGGCAGGGGTATGTCCACGACCCGTTGCTGCACGGCCCCTTTTTATACTACTGGACGGCGTTGCAATACCTGCTGTTCGGTGATTCGGATTTCACGGCGCGTTTGAGCGGCGCAGTGTTCAGCATCGGGCTGGTGCTGCTGCCATGGCTACTGCGTCCGCACCTGGGACGTGGCGCGGCGCTGCTCGCGAGTGCCTACCTGCTGCTCTCGCCGGTCAGCCTCTATGTTGGACGCTTTCTGCGCCACGATATCTTCGCGGTGGTGTTTGAAGCGCTGGCGGTGATCGCGCTGCTGCGCGCCGTTGCCGGTGAGCGCCCGGGCTGGTGGTATCTGCTGGCGGCAGCGCTCGGCGGCATGCTGGTCACCATGGAGACCTTCTACCTGTTCCTGCTGATCATCGGCAGCTTTGTGGTCGTCTGGCTGGCCTGGCAGGTGAACCGCATGCTCCTGGTGCTGCTGGCCGCCTACGCCGCTGTGGCGCTGCTGGCGATCAAAGGGCTGACGCGGGTCTGGGGGCCTCTGCCGCTGCCCACCGCCGAGCAGGCGCTGCGCGTGCGTCACCGGCCTGACAACAACCTGGTCGCCTACGCGCGCGATGTCGGCGAGGTGGTCGCGCCGCTGCTGCTGCATCCCGGTGGCCTGCTGCTGACGCTGGCAACCCTGGCGACGCTGGCGGGGGCGATCTGGCTGGTCTGGCTGCGGCGCGACGCAGTGGGACGCAGCGCCTGGCGGCGCGCTGCCGACCTGGCGCCGCGCGGCACGCTGCTGGCAGCGCTTGACCGTGTATCGGCGCGCCAATGGGGCACGGCTCTGCTGATCGTCTTTGTGATCTATGCCGTGTTCTACACCGGGCTGCCCTCCAACCTGGAAGCGCCCAACCTTGCCGGTCTGGTGACGGGCGTGACCGGCTCGCTGCTTTACTGGCTGGGCCAGCACGGCGTGCAGCGCGGCAACCAGCCGCCGCACTACTACCTTTTCCAGTTGGCGCTCTATGAACCATTACTGCTGATCCTGGGCGTGGTCGGCATTGCGCTGCTGTTGCGACGCCTCGTGCGGCTGCTGCGTGCGCCGTTGTCCCCCGTGGCGCGCAGCGCAGTGGCGCATGAGACGCTGTTCACACCCGCGCTGCTGGGCTGGTGGAGCGTGGGGGCGCTGGCGATCTACAGTTGGGCCGGCGAAAAGATGCCCTGGCTGACGCTGCACCTGGCGCTGCCGCTGACGCTGCTGAGCGCCTGGAGCATGGCGCGCCTGTGGCGCTGGGCCACGCGCGACGGCGTGGACAGACTGACCATACTGCTGACGCTGCTGACCGGCGTGCTGGTGCTGCTGTGCCTGAATCGCTTCGTGGTGGCGATCCAGCTGCAGGTCCTCGCCTGGCTGGCGATCTGGCCGGCCCTGGCGGCCGTCTTTGTCGGCCTGCTGTGCGCAGGTGTGAGCGTGCTGGAGCGTTCGGTGCGTCCGGCGCTGCTGGCACTGCTGAGTCTGCTGCTGGCCTTCGGGCTGGTCTTCACGGTACGCAGCAGCGTGCGGCTGGCCTATGTCAACGGCGATGTGCCGGTTGAGCCGCAGGTCTTCGTCCAGACCGCGCCGGATGTGCCGCGCGTGCTGGAGCGACTGCGCGAGGCTTCCGTGCTCCGCACGGGCGGCCTGCATCTGTCGATCCGCTACGACAACGAAACGATCTGGAGCTGGTATCTGCGCAACTACACCCAGACGGCGGGCAGCGGCGGCGCGCGGTTCGAGCGCATCGATCGCGACGTCCAGGTGATCTTTTTGCTGGCCGAGAACGTACCTGCCAATGAGGCGCTGCTGGAGGGTTTTGTGCGTCAGCGCTTTCCGCTGCGCTGGTGGTTGCCTGAGTGCGAAGTGTATCGCTTCCCCGCCAGCGATCCCGCCTGTGGCGCAACGCCTGGCGCCGAGTCGCTGCTGAGCCGGCTGCTGAAGCGTCCCTGGGATGGCCGCGCGCTGGCAGATGCCTGGCTGTTCTTTGCCGATCGGCGCTTGCCCGCAGCGTTGGGCTCAACCGATTGGGTACTGTTCGTGCGGCCGGAGCTGGCTGCCGAGCTGGGATTGAGTGGCGAGGTGCCCTAG
- a CDS encoding nucleotidyltransferase family protein translates to MTPLPPDSCSSVIVGVLLAAGHSTRMGQPKQLLPWHGVPLVRHMAHVALATQLRELVVVTGAAAEQVRAALADLPVQVVHNPDFDQGQSTSLRAGIQALPPGVDAAMVLLVDQPLLQPATIDALITAWRPPWQIVAPRYAGQRGHPVLFARALFEHLCAIQGDRGARNLLERYAGQSLLVDVSDAGVVLDMDTPEVYQRLHGQATQRDD, encoded by the coding sequence ATGACCCCACTGCCACCAGACTCGTGTTCGTCAGTGATCGTCGGCGTGCTGCTGGCGGCGGGCCACTCGACGCGCATGGGGCAGCCCAAGCAGTTGTTACCCTGGCACGGGGTGCCCTTGGTGCGTCATATGGCTCACGTCGCGCTGGCGACGCAGTTGCGCGAACTGGTGGTTGTTACCGGGGCAGCTGCGGAGCAGGTGCGCGCTGCGCTGGCCGATCTGCCGGTGCAGGTAGTGCACAATCCTGACTTCGATCAGGGCCAGAGTACGTCGCTGCGCGCCGGCATTCAGGCGCTGCCGCCGGGGGTGGATGCTGCCATGGTCCTGCTGGTGGACCAGCCCCTTCTACAGCCGGCCACGATCGATGCGCTGATCACTGCCTGGCGGCCACCCTGGCAGATTGTGGCGCCACGCTATGCCGGCCAACGCGGCCATCCGGTGTTGTTTGCGCGGGCGCTGTTCGAGCACCTGTGTGCGATTCAGGGCGATCGTGGGGCTCGTAACCTGCTAGAGCGCTATGCCGGCCAGAGCCTGCTCGTCGATGTGTCGGATGCCGGGGTCGTACTCGACATGGACACGCCGGAGGTGTACCAGCGTCTCCATGGGCAGGCAACGCAGCGGGATGATTAA
- a CDS encoding XdhC family protein, with protein sequence MSIFEALRQALAEQRPVALATVIAGEPLGAKLLIDPAGEALGSLGAAPLDAQVRADALALLEAERSEARPYPTPGGECTVLIEVFPAPPQLIIVGAVHAAIPLSACARQLGFRVVVIDPRAVFATPERFPEVDELIVAWPDEVLPRLRLDRSTYVVVLTHDPKLDDPAVRIALQHPVRYIGALGSPRTQARRNQALVEAGVPPEALARIHGPVGLPLGAKTPAEIAISILAEIIAVRRGADLAALRSTTRA encoded by the coding sequence ATGAGCATCTTTGAGGCGCTCCGTCAAGCGCTGGCCGAGCAGCGCCCGGTGGCGCTGGCGACGGTGATTGCCGGCGAGCCGTTGGGCGCGAAACTGTTGATCGATCCTGCCGGCGAGGCGCTGGGCTCGCTGGGGGCCGCGCCGCTGGATGCACAGGTGCGCGCCGATGCGCTGGCCCTGCTGGAGGCCGAGCGCAGCGAGGCACGACCCTACCCCACTCCCGGCGGTGAGTGCACCGTGCTGATCGAGGTCTTTCCGGCGCCGCCGCAGCTCATCATTGTTGGCGCGGTGCACGCCGCGATACCGCTCTCGGCCTGTGCGCGCCAGCTTGGCTTCCGTGTGGTGGTCATCGATCCGCGCGCGGTGTTTGCTACGCCCGAACGCTTTCCTGAGGTGGATGAGTTGATCGTCGCCTGGCCGGATGAGGTGCTGCCGCGTTTGCGTCTGGATCGCTCGACCTATGTGGTGGTGCTGACGCACGATCCCAAACTGGACGATCCGGCGGTGCGCATTGCGCTGCAACATCCGGTGCGCTACATCGGCGCGCTGGGCAGCCCGCGCACGCAGGCGCGGCGCAACCAGGCGTTGGTGGAGGCCGGCGTGCCGCCTGAAGCGCTGGCACGCATTCATGGGCCGGTCGGGCTGCCGCTGGGCGCCAAAACGCCCGCCGAAATCGCCATCAGCATTCTGGCCGAAATCATCGCCGTGCGGCGCGGCGCGGATCTGGCGGCGCTGCGCTCTACCACGCGCGCTTGA
- a CDS encoding XdhC family protein, whose protein sequence is MDDVLTLIDQARARGEPVAIATVARTYGSAPRQVGAKMVVTAGGAVAGSVSGGCVEGAVFEECQRTIKTGRPKLLTFGVSNEQAWEVGLACGGTIEVFVERLDW, encoded by the coding sequence ATGGACGATGTGCTGACGCTGATCGATCAGGCGCGGGCGCGGGGCGAGCCGGTGGCGATCGCCACCGTGGCGCGTACGTATGGCTCCGCGCCGCGGCAGGTGGGCGCCAAAATGGTCGTTACTGCCGGTGGCGCGGTCGCCGGCTCGGTGTCGGGCGGCTGTGTCGAGGGCGCGGTCTTTGAGGAGTGCCAGCGCACGATCAAAACCGGACGTCCCAAACTGCTGACCTTCGGTGTCTCCAACGAGCAGGCCTGGGAGGTCGGGCTGGCCTGTGGCGGCACGATTGAGGTCTTTGTCGAGCGCCTGGACTGGTGA
- a CDS encoding SpoVR family protein, with translation MRNTKLPPELQAAWDEIDRYARDFGLDYFPISFEVLDYRTLYEIAAFDGFPTRYPHWRFGMAFDQLIKGHTYGLSIIYEMVINNNPSYAYLLEGNELTTQKMVMAHVAGHVDFFKNNFWFSHTNRHMLDTMANHAVRIQKLIDRYGYDTVEDFIDTCLSLENLIDYHAPYIRRPEAQTEVPVTQDEDAAELRVEGLRVERPYMSPYINPPEFLEEQRRRLEEEQRRSQRFPEHPQKDVLLFLLNYAPLERWQHTVLEIIRDEAYYFAPQAMTKILNEGWASFWHSEIMTKRAARASEIIDFAEHHSSVVATSPQRLNPYKLGLELLRDIEERWNKGKFGKEYEECDDVVAKRNWDRQLGLGRQKIFEVRRFHNDITFIDEFLTPEFALEQKLFTFRYNRDTDLYEIASREFEEIKRQLLFRLTNFGQPFIYVEDGNYANRGELYLRHRHEGVDLRIDYARDTLRNLFKIWKRPVHLETVVDERKKLLTFDGRDYSERRIE, from the coding sequence ATGCGTAATACCAAACTGCCACCCGAACTCCAGGCCGCCTGGGACGAGATCGATCGCTACGCCCGGGACTTCGGGCTGGACTATTTCCCGATCTCCTTCGAGGTGCTGGATTACCGCACCCTCTACGAGATCGCGGCCTTTGACGGCTTTCCGACGCGCTATCCCCACTGGCGCTTCGGCATGGCCTTCGATCAGCTGATCAAGGGGCATACCTATGGCCTGTCGATCATCTATGAGATGGTGATCAACAACAATCCGTCGTATGCCTACCTGCTCGAAGGCAACGAGCTGACGACGCAGAAGATGGTCATGGCGCATGTGGCGGGCCATGTCGATTTCTTTAAGAACAACTTCTGGTTCTCGCACACCAACCGCCATATGCTCGACACGATGGCCAACCATGCGGTGCGCATCCAGAAGTTGATCGACCGCTACGGCTACGACACGGTCGAGGACTTTATCGATACCTGTCTGTCGCTCGAGAATCTGATCGACTACCACGCGCCCTACATCCGTCGGCCCGAGGCGCAGACCGAGGTGCCGGTCACCCAGGATGAGGACGCCGCTGAGCTGCGCGTCGAAGGGCTGCGCGTCGAGCGGCCCTATATGAGCCCCTACATCAATCCGCCGGAGTTTCTGGAGGAGCAGCGCCGGCGCCTGGAGGAGGAGCAACGCCGCAGCCAGCGCTTCCCGGAGCATCCCCAGAAAGATGTTTTGCTGTTCTTGCTCAACTACGCGCCGCTGGAGCGCTGGCAGCATACCGTGCTGGAGATCATCCGCGACGAGGCCTACTACTTCGCGCCGCAGGCGATGACCAAGATTCTGAACGAAGGCTGGGCCTCCTTCTGGCATAGTGAGATCATGACCAAGCGCGCGGCGCGCGCCTCGGAGATCATCGATTTTGCCGAACACCACTCCAGTGTGGTCGCCACTAGCCCGCAGCGGCTCAATCCCTACAAGCTGGGCCTGGAGCTGCTGCGCGATATCGAAGAGCGCTGGAACAAAGGCAAGTTCGGCAAGGAGTATGAGGAGTGCGACGATGTTGTCGCCAAGCGCAACTGGGACCGTCAGCTCGGCCTGGGGCGTCAGAAGATCTTCGAGGTGCGGCGCTTTCACAACGACATCACCTTTATCGACGAATTTCTGACGCCGGAGTTTGCGCTGGAGCAGAAGCTGTTCACCTTCCGCTATAATCGCGATACCGATCTCTACGAGATCGCCAGCCGCGAGTTCGAAGAGATCAAACGGCAACTGCTCTTCCGTCTCACCAACTTCGGGCAGCCGTTCATCTACGTTGAAGACGGCAACTATGCCAATCGTGGCGAGCTCTACCTGCGCCATCGCCACGAGGGCGTTGATCTGCGCATTGACTATGCGCGCGATACGCTACGTAACCTGTTCAAAATCTGGAAACGACCGGTACATCTCGAAACCGTGGTCGATGAGCGCAAAAAGCTGTTGACCTTCGACGGCCGCGACTACAGCGAACGCCGCATCGAGTAG
- a CDS encoding DUF444 family protein, translated as MANRVERDLNRFRQIVRGKIKQDLRKYMSQGEMIGRQGRRYVSIPLPQIDIPQFRFGQKQGSGVGQGDGDVGDPIAQGNGQDGSGEAGDQAGQHVIEVDVTLEELAQILGEELQLPNIEPRGKKNIIAEKDRYTGIAKVGPDSLRHFKRSYREALKRQIATGEYDPDNPVIIPIRDDIRYRSWKTTLLPESNAVIIYAMDVSGSMGTEQKELVRITAFWIETWLRSQYKSIDIRYIVHDAAAKEVDQQTFYHLREGGGTKISSAYKLALRLIEERYPPDDWNIYCFHFSDGDNWGGGDTRECVELLRTHLLPKVNLFCYGQVRSLYGSGRFAHDLEEYLGHVDNLVISEIADREDIYDTIKDFLGKGK; from the coding sequence ATGGCCAATCGAGTCGAGCGCGATCTGAACCGCTTCCGCCAAATTGTGCGGGGCAAGATCAAGCAGGATCTGCGCAAATACATGTCGCAGGGCGAGATGATCGGTCGCCAGGGACGGCGCTACGTCTCGATCCCGCTGCCGCAGATCGATATTCCGCAGTTTCGCTTCGGCCAGAAGCAGGGCAGCGGCGTCGGCCAGGGCGATGGTGATGTCGGCGATCCGATCGCCCAGGGCAACGGGCAGGATGGCAGCGGCGAGGCGGGCGATCAGGCCGGCCAGCATGTGATCGAGGTGGATGTGACCCTCGAAGAGCTGGCCCAGATCCTGGGCGAAGAGTTGCAGTTGCCCAACATCGAGCCACGCGGCAAGAAAAACATCATCGCCGAGAAGGATCGCTACACCGGCATCGCCAAGGTCGGTCCCGATTCGCTGCGTCACTTCAAGCGTTCCTACCGCGAGGCGCTCAAACGCCAGATCGCCACCGGCGAGTACGATCCGGACAATCCGGTGATCATCCCGATCCGCGACGACATCCGCTACCGCTCCTGGAAGACGACGCTGCTGCCCGAATCCAACGCGGTGATCATTTACGCCATGGATGTGTCGGGCTCGATGGGCACCGAACAGAAGGAGTTGGTGCGCATCACGGCCTTTTGGATCGAGACCTGGCTGCGCTCGCAGTACAAATCGATCGATATTCGCTATATTGTGCACGACGCGGCGGCCAAGGAGGTCGATCAACAGACCTTCTACCACCTGCGCGAGGGCGGCGGCACCAAGATCAGCTCGGCCTATAAACTGGCGCTGCGCCTGATCGAGGAGCGCTACCCGCCCGACGACTGGAACATCTACTGCTTCCACTTCTCGGACGGCGACAACTGGGGCGGCGGCGATACGCGTGAGTGCGTGGAGCTCCTGCGCACCCATCTGCTGCCCAAGGTCAACCTGTTCTGCTACGGGCAGGTGCGCTCGTTGTACGGCTCCGGTCGCTTCGCCCACGATCTAGAGGAGTATCTGGGTCACGTCGACAACCTGGTGATCTCGGAGATCGCCGACCGCGAAGATATCTACGACACGATCAAGGATTTTCTGGGCAAGGGCAAGTAG
- a CDS encoding PrkA family serine protein kinase codes for MAATPTTLNGATLLSLVSELQDRKQYQELNWTGTFADYLEIVARNPRVTRTAFQRVYDMIMSYGTEEFIDAKKKLIRYKFFADPSIDEEDAIYGLEVPLMRLVNFFKSAAEGYGTERRVLLLHGPVGSSKSTIVRRLKKGLELYTRTDAGALYTYQWYMGDLDDIEQGRVAEADWEDCPMHEEPLHLIPEELRERFLAELNANLDGSFKVTIQGDLCPVCRYNERDLLRRYHGDWSQMIKHVRVKRLVFSEKDRIGIGTFQPKDEKNQDSTELTGDINYRKIAVYGSDSDPRAFNFDGEFNVANRGLIEFIEALKLDVAFLYDLLGASQEHKIKSKKFAQTDIDEVIIAHTNEPEYRKLQNNEFMEALKDRTVRIDIPYITRLRDEIKIYEKSFNSQRVRGKHIAPHTLEVASMWAVLTRLEEPKKANLTLLQKLKLYNGKTLPGFTEDNIKELRKEAQREGMSGISPRYIQDKISNALVNDANEGCINPFMVLNELESGLKQHALINNEEDRKRYRELLAVVKEEYAEIVKNEVQRAISADEEAIARLCANYIDNIKAYTQRERVRNRFTGQYEEPDERLMRSIEEKIDIPESRKDDFRREIMNYIGALAIEGKKFDYKTNERLHRALELKLFEDQKDSIKLTSLVSQVIDKDTQEKIDVVKARLVRDYGYCERCAADVLSYVASIFARGDVRSSRN; via the coding sequence ATGGCAGCCACCCCTACAACCCTCAATGGCGCAACCCTGCTGAGTCTGGTCAGCGAGCTGCAGGACCGCAAGCAGTATCAGGAGTTGAACTGGACCGGTACGTTTGCGGACTACCTGGAGATCGTCGCGCGCAACCCGCGCGTGACCCGTACGGCCTTCCAGCGCGTGTACGACATGATCATGTCGTATGGCACGGAAGAGTTCATCGACGCCAAAAAGAAGTTGATCCGCTACAAATTCTTCGCCGACCCCTCGATCGATGAGGAAGACGCGATCTATGGCCTGGAAGTGCCGCTGATGCGGCTGGTCAACTTCTTCAAGTCCGCCGCCGAAGGGTACGGCACCGAGCGCCGCGTGCTGCTGCTGCACGGCCCGGTTGGTTCATCCAAATCAACCATTGTGCGTCGCCTCAAAAAAGGGCTGGAGCTATACACCCGCACCGACGCGGGCGCGCTCTACACCTACCAGTGGTACATGGGCGACCTGGACGACATCGAGCAGGGCCGGGTGGCCGAAGCCGACTGGGAAGACTGCCCGATGCACGAGGAGCCGCTGCACCTGATCCCCGAAGAGCTGCGCGAGCGCTTTCTGGCGGAGCTCAATGCCAATCTGGATGGCAGCTTCAAGGTCACGATCCAAGGCGATCTCTGCCCGGTCTGCCGCTACAACGAGCGCGATCTGCTGCGCCGCTACCACGGCGACTGGTCGCAGATGATCAAACACGTGCGCGTCAAGCGCCTGGTCTTCTCCGAAAAGGACCGCATCGGCATCGGTACCTTCCAGCCCAAGGACGAGAAGAACCAGGACTCGACCGAGCTGACCGGCGACATCAACTACCGCAAGATCGCGGTCTATGGCTCGGACAGCGACCCGCGCGCCTTCAACTTCGACGGCGAGTTCAACGTCGCCAATCGTGGCCTGATCGAGTTTATCGAGGCGCTCAAGCTCGATGTGGCCTTCCTCTACGACCTGCTGGGCGCGTCCCAGGAGCACAAGATCAAGTCCAAGAAGTTCGCGCAGACCGATATCGACGAGGTGATCATCGCGCACACCAACGAGCCGGAGTACCGCAAGCTCCAGAACAACGAGTTTATGGAGGCGCTCAAGGATCGTACGGTGCGCATCGATATTCCCTACATCACCCGCTTGCGCGACGAGATCAAGATCTACGAGAAATCGTTCAACAGCCAGCGCGTGCGTGGCAAGCATATCGCGCCGCATACGCTGGAGGTCGCCTCGATGTGGGCGGTGCTGACCCGTCTGGAGGAGCCCAAAAAGGCCAACCTGACGCTGCTGCAGAAGCTCAAACTCTACAACGGCAAAACGCTGCCGGGCTTCACCGAGGACAACATCAAGGAGCTGCGCAAGGAGGCGCAGCGCGAGGGCATGAGCGGTATCTCGCCGCGCTACATCCAGGACAAGATCTCCAACGCGCTGGTCAACGACGCCAACGAGGGCTGCATCAATCCCTTCATGGTGCTCAACGAGTTGGAGAGCGGCCTGAAGCAGCACGCGCTGATCAACAACGAGGAAGACCGCAAGCGCTACCGCGAACTGCTGGCGGTAGTCAAAGAGGAGTACGCCGAGATCGTCAAGAACGAGGTCCAGCGCGCCATCTCCGCCGACGAGGAGGCCATCGCGCGGCTGTGCGCCAACTATATCGACAACATCAAGGCCTACACCCAGCGCGAGCGCGTGCGCAACCGCTTCACCGGCCAGTACGAGGAGCCCGATGAGCGGCTGATGCGCTCGATCGAGGAGAAGATCGATATTCCCGAGTCGCGCAAGGACGACTTCCGGCGCGAAATCATGAATTACATCGGCGCGCTGGCGATCGAGGGCAAGAAGTTCGACTACAAAACCAACGAGCGCCTGCACCGCGCCTTGGAGCTGAAGCTGTTCGAGGATCAGAAGGACTCGATCAAGCTGACCAGCCTGGTCTCGCAGGTGATCGACAAGGACACGCAGGAGAAGATCGATGTCGTTAAGGCGCGCCTGGTGCGCGACTACGGCTACTGCGAGCGCTGCGCGGCCGACGTGCTGTCCTATGTTGCCAGCATCTTCGCGCGCGGCGACGTGCGCAGCAGCCGCAACTAG
- a CDS encoding acetyl-CoA carboxylase carboxyltransferase subunit alpha encodes MPEQPTTQTALTPWDIVQLARHPQRPRTLDYIRGLCEDFVELRGDRRFGDDRALLGGVARFQGRTVVVLGHQKGSTTKENIVHNFGSPRPEGYRKALRLMQHAEQFGLPVLAFIDTPGADPSMASEERGIGEAIAENLITMARLRVPVIATVIGEGGSGGALAIGVADRLLMLQYAIYSVASPEASAAILWRDASKAPDAARAMRITAADLQELGIVDEIVPEPEGGAHLDTLATIEGVRAALTRHLEAILALPTEELLARRYAKYRSIGGVQRLQQQVIDAGH; translated from the coding sequence ATGCCGGAACAACCGACGACGCAGACGGCTTTGACGCCGTGGGACATCGTGCAGCTCGCCCGTCATCCGCAGCGGCCACGGACGTTGGACTACATCCGCGGCCTGTGTGAAGACTTTGTTGAGCTGCGCGGCGATCGGCGCTTCGGCGACGACCGCGCCCTGCTGGGAGGCGTAGCGCGCTTCCAAGGGCGGACGGTGGTGGTGCTTGGCCACCAGAAGGGCAGCACCACCAAGGAGAACATTGTCCACAACTTCGGCAGCCCGCGGCCGGAGGGCTACCGCAAGGCCCTGCGCCTGATGCAGCATGCCGAGCAGTTTGGCCTGCCGGTGCTGGCCTTTATCGATACGCCCGGCGCCGATCCGAGCATGGCCTCCGAAGAGCGCGGCATCGGCGAGGCGATCGCCGAAAACCTGATCACCATGGCGCGTCTGCGCGTGCCGGTGATCGCCACGGTGATCGGCGAGGGCGGCTCGGGTGGTGCGCTGGCGATCGGCGTCGCCGACCGGCTGTTGATGCTGCAGTACGCGATCTACTCGGTGGCCTCACCCGAGGCCAGCGCGGCGATCCTGTGGCGCGATGCCTCCAAAGCGCCCGATGCGGCGCGCGCCATGCGCATCACCGCCGCCGATCTCCAGGAGCTGGGCATCGTCGATGAGATCGTCCCCGAACCGGAGGGCGGCGCCCACCTCGATACCCTGGCGACGATCGAAGGCGTGCGGGCGGCGCTGACGCGGCACCTGGAGGCGATCCTGGCGCTGCCGACCGAGGAGCTGCTGGCGCGGCGCTATGCCAAGTACCGCTCGATCGGCGGCGTGCAGCGCCTCCAGCAGCAGGTCATCGACGCAGGCCACTAG
- the accD gene encoding acetyl-CoA carboxylase, carboxyltransferase subunit beta gives MKDFLRRTPRYFTAGRKDDQQIPDDLWHKCAGCKELVPSKQFLDNAKVCPRCNYHARMSACEWVAFLLDRDSWQEYDRDLASTDPLNFVSPKDNYAQKLQQLREALRLPDAAIWGTGRIQGRPLTLCITDFAFMGGSMGSVVGEKVARAAEHAAQEGMPLLTINTSGGARMHEGMLALMQMAKVSVALARLSQARQPHISLLLDNCYGGVTASYASAADIILAEPRAHIGFAGPRVIEQTIRQKLPADFQTAEFLLEHGMIDAVVPRAELRGVLSRILSLYARDAEPARELAGSEASAARGA, from the coding sequence GTGAAAGACTTTCTCCGTCGCACGCCCCGCTACTTTACGGCAGGGCGCAAGGATGACCAGCAGATCCCTGATGATCTCTGGCACAAGTGTGCCGGGTGTAAGGAACTGGTGCCATCCAAGCAGTTTCTGGATAACGCCAAAGTCTGCCCGCGCTGCAACTACCACGCGCGCATGAGCGCTTGCGAGTGGGTCGCCTTTCTGCTTGATCGCGACTCCTGGCAGGAGTACGACAGAGATCTGGCCTCGACCGATCCGCTCAACTTTGTGTCGCCCAAGGATAACTACGCCCAGAAACTGCAGCAGTTGCGCGAGGCGTTGCGTCTGCCAGACGCGGCGATCTGGGGCACGGGCCGCATTCAGGGGCGACCGCTGACGCTGTGCATTACCGATTTTGCCTTCATGGGCGGCTCGATGGGCTCGGTCGTGGGCGAGAAGGTGGCGCGGGCGGCTGAGCATGCGGCGCAGGAGGGCATGCCCCTGCTGACGATCAACACCTCAGGCGGGGCGCGTATGCACGAGGGCATGCTGGCCTTGATGCAAATGGCCAAGGTTTCGGTAGCGTTGGCGCGCTTGAGCCAGGCGCGCCAGCCGCACATCTCGTTGCTGCTTGACAACTGCTATGGCGGCGTGACCGCCTCCTACGCTTCGGCGGCGGATATCATCCTGGCCGAGCCGCGCGCGCACATCGGCTTTGCCGGGCCGCGCGTGATCGAGCAGACCATTCGACAGAAGCTGCCTGCCGACTTTCAGACCGCCGAGTTTTTGCTGGAGCACGGCATGATCGATGCGGTCGTGCCACGTGCCGAGCTGCGCGGCGTTCTGAGTCGCATCCTGAGCTTGTACGCGCGGGATGCCGAACCGGCGCGTGAGCTGGCCGGGAGCGAGGCCTCGGCAGCGCGGGGAGCCTGA